Proteins from a genomic interval of Quercus lobata isolate SW786 chromosome 11, ValleyOak3.0 Primary Assembly, whole genome shotgun sequence:
- the LOC115968006 gene encoding filament-like plant protein 7 — MDHKSWLWRRRSSEKTIVAAEKVAKPLRKTEVETRTLPTENEVGPERSAKNLNEKLASVLLDHPAKDEVKRAQEADTGCEKVKAECLKQELDEALRQGAAANEQLTRSEAALKECVQKLKSVQEEQDQRIHDAITKTSIEYEKAQKKLEEQLKETSKQLTNLAFENGQLSKALLAKEKIIEDLQKHKSQADAEFNVLMARVDSVEKENAYLKYEFHVLEKELEIRNEEMEYNRRSADAAHKQHLECVKKSAKLEAECQRLRLLMRKRLPGPAALANMKSEVDMLGRDHANLRRRNQNPTRDLVVRNATETSSEIPNKNMSFMIEKLRNMEEENKALKEIVAKKNTELHSSRFMYVRTASRLSQAEAQLIELSKGEKSMELTRCTPKSNEHSLLSGSDIGSDDGISSSGSWANALISELEHFRTAKLKSTPEHQAIEVSDMNLMDDFAEMEKLAIVSMNTPRKESHPNFTGTDLIPVSGHSDFSNKMQSKNVATEKTFDWLQIVLNAMLEQKRISKRSLNELFEDIKIALGYINRPTSSAADSAAISNPGESDPIQISGHITWKSPNTSPLADSLTRALAIDTSVEEKGNQNNLSNLSESVGEIIKLIEGINPTPFVSNNTPDHGSKRDQDSKPFHSPTSSDYFVRVFQWKCSELSGVLRQFVCTCTDLLNGKADLGKFATELLFALEWIINNHVTPKGTSSARNKIKKHFGWMDSRTENEPGVHTSEEQSSCLPLVASSPEQDVLLQMEEVQCKLQEENSRLKDELKNMEASKKDMEALLQSATDKSEALTIQLQEAKQSIGNLQAELQTLKESRGMIEDQIENQKSINEELDTQLSVAKAKLNEVHQKFSSLEVELDDKNNCCEELETTCLELQLQLESVAKETPQHSMNQEGKQSQNGWEMTTASIKLAECQETILHLGKQLKALASPREAVLFDKVFCNTSTAAPTTDNKNMNKRSSLRDRMLAEDGTKAEILKSSKIKETISTADTQKELLNSNSNNALCASNGLVHTPEANLSSKHKGVNNAVGALAVIPSKKQGGFGLLRKLLLRRKKGCSKKSRALAKA, encoded by the exons ATGGATCATAAGTCATGGCTTTGGAGGAGGAGATCTTCAGAGAAGACAATTGTCGCAGCTGAAAAAGTTGCCAAACCTCTAAGAAAAACTGAAGTAGAG ACACGTACACTTCCAACAGAGAATGAAGTAGGGCCTGAGAGATCTGCCAAAAATCTCAATGAGAAGTTAGCTTCAGTCCTTCTTGATCATCCTGCTAAAGATGAAGTAAAAAGGGCCCAAGAAGCTGATACAG GCTGTGAGAAAGTAAAAGCAGAATGTCTAAAACAAGAACTAGATGAGGCTTTGAGGCAGGGAGCAGCTGCAAATGAACAACTAACTCGTTCAGAGGCTGCATTGAAGGAATGTGTTCAGAAATTAAAATCTGTTCAAGAAGAACAGGATCAAAGAATACATGATGCCATTACGAAAACATCAATAGAATATGAGAAGGCTCAGAAGAAATTGGAGGAGCAGTTGAAGGAGACTAGTAAACAGCTCACGAACTTAGCTTTTGAGAATGGTCAACTGAGCAAGGCCCTTCTGGCCAAAGAGAAAATTATTGAAGACCTACAAAAACACAAGTCTCAGGCAGATGCAGAATTTAATGTGCTGATGGCTAGAGTGGATTCTGtagaaaaggaaaatgcttaTTTGAAGTATGAGTTTCATGTTCTTGAGAAGGAGCTTGAGATTCGGAATGAGGAGATGGAATACAACCGTCGATCTGCTGATGCAGCACACAAGCAACATTTGGAATGTGTGAAGAAATCCGCAAAGTTAGAAGCAGAATGCCAAAGACTCCGTCTCCTCATGCGAAAACGGCTGCCAGGTCCTGCTGCTTTGGCAAATATGAAGAGTGAAGTTGACATGCTGGGAAGGGATCACGCGAAtttgagaagaagaaaccaGAACCCTACTAGAGATCTGGTTGTCAGAAATGCCACAGAAACCTCTTCTGAAATCCCTAATAAGAACATGAGTTTCATGATTGAGAAATTACGTAATatggaagaagaaaacaaggcTCTAAAAGAAATCGTGGCCAAGAAGAACACTGAACTCCATTCCTCAAGGTTCATGTATGTTCGAACAGCTTCCAGATTATCACAGGCTGAGGCTCAGCTTATCGAACTTTCTAAAGGTGAAAAATCTATGGAGCTGACAAGGTGTACTCCTAAATCAAATGAACATTCTCTGTTGTCAGGTTCAGATATTGGAAGTGATGATGGAATTAGTTCTTCGGGATCTTGGGCTAATGCTCTAATTTCAGAGCTGGAACATTTCCGAACTGCAAAACTCAAAAGTACACCAGAACACCAAGCCATTGAAGTTTCAGACATGAATTTAATGGATGATTTTGCTGAGATGGAGAAATTGGCAATAGTTTCCATGAATACCCCTAGAAAAGAAAGTCACCCCAATTTTACTGGTACCGATCTAATTCCAGTTTCAGGTCATTCTGACTTCAGCAATAAGATGCAATCAAAAAATGTAGCAACAGAAAAAACTTTTGACTGGCTTCAGATTGTTTTGAATGCAATGCTAGAGCAAAAGCGTATTTCAAAGAGAAGTCTAAATGAACTTTTTGAGGACATCAAAATTGCTTTGGGTTATATAAATCGTCCAACTTCAAGTGCAGCTGATTCAGCTGCAATCTCAAATCCTGGAGAATCCGACCCTATCCAAATTAGTGGTCATATAACTTGGAAATCTCCGAACACATCCCCACTTGCAGATTCATTGACCAGAGCTTTAGCTATTGACACCTCAGTGGAAGAAAAAGGCAACCAAAATAACTTATCTAATTTGAGTGAGTCAGTTGGTGAAATTATCAAACTGATTGAAGGAATCAACCCAACACCTTTTGTCAGTAATAATACTCCAGACCATGGGTCTAAGAGGGATCAGGATTCCAAACCATTCCATTCACCAACATCATCAGATTACTTTGTCCGTGTTTTCCAATGGAAATGTTCAGAGCTAAGTGGTGTTCTACGACAATTTGTTTGTACTTGTACTGATCTATTAAACGGAAAAGCTGATCTTGGAAAATTTGCCACGGAACTGTTGTTTGCTTTAGAATGGATTATTAATAACCATGTGACTCCTAAAGGTACTTCAAGTGCAAGAAATAAGATCAAGAAGCATTTTGGTTGGATGGATTCCCGAACTGAAAATGAACCTGGAGTTCATACATCCGAAGAGCAGTCATCGTGTTTGCCATTGGTAGCTTCTTCCCCTGAGCAGGATGTTTTGCTCCAAATGGAAGAGGTTCAGTGTAAACTGCAAGAAGAAAACAGCAGACTAAAAGATGAATTGAAGAATATGGAAGCCTCAAAGAAAGATATGGAAGCTCTGTTACAGTCTGCAACAGATAAGAGTGAGGCCTTAACAATACAACTTCAAGAAGCAAAACAAAGCATTGGAAACTTACAAGCAGAACTGCAAACTTTAAAAGAATCAAGAGGGATGATTGAAGATCAGATTGAAAACCAAAAATCGATAAACGAAGAACTTGATACTCAGCTCTCTGTTGCCAAAGCTAAATTGAATGAAGTCCACCAGAAGTTCTCGTCTTTGGAAGTCGAATTGGATGATAAAAATAACTGCTGTGAAGAATTAGAGACCACATGTCTTGAGCTTCAACTCCAGCTAGAAAG CGTTGCAAAGGAAACTCCACAGCACAGTATGAATCAAGAGGGAAAGCAATCACAGAAT GGATGGGAGATGACAACAGCTTCCATAAAGTTGGCAGAGTGCCAAGAAACCATACTACACCTGGGTAAACAGCTGAAGGCTCTAGCTTCACCTAGGGAAGCAGTATTGTTTGACAAGGTTTTCTGTAATACCAGCACAGCGGCTCCTACCACTGATAATAAGAATATGAACAAGCGTTCTTCCTTGCGTGATCGAATGCTAGCTGAGGATGGTACTAAGGCAGAGATTCTGAAGTCTTCTAAGATTAAAGAAACTATAAGCACTGCAGACACACAGAAAGAACTCCTTAACTCCAATAGTAATAATGCTTTGTGCGCTTCTAATGGCCTGGTACATACTCCAGAAGCAAATCTTAGTTCAAAGCACAAAGGAGTTAACAATGCAGTTGGTGCTCTAGCTGTTATCCCAAGTAAGAAACAGGGAGGATTTGGTTTGCTAAGGAAACTTTTGCTGAgaaggaagaaaggatgcagCAAGAAATCCCGAGCCCTCGCTAAGGCATGA